The proteins below come from a single Penaeus monodon isolate SGIC_2016 chromosome 23, NSTDA_Pmon_1, whole genome shotgun sequence genomic window:
- the LOC119588266 gene encoding glycine-rich cell wall structural protein 1-like: MRAQRPVVIMAAMMAVMSVAAAGGGGGYGGSGGGGFGGGHGGGGFGVGGFGGGNVGGFGGGHGSGFGGSSSGGYGGSSGGGRVSAGVLVGSGSLPSGGGGGYGGASGGGHGGSFGGGNGGGFGGGFGGVGGGHGGSFGGGNGGGFGGGSGSSGYGK; encoded by the exons ATGAGAGCTCAGCGACCAGTG GTGATAATGGCTGCCATGATGGCCGTGATGTCCGTGGCAGCTGCTGGTGGTGGAGGCGGATATGGTggcagtggaggaggtggatttgGCGGAGGACATGGAGGTGGTGGATTCGGAGTTGGTGGATTTGGTGGAGGAAACGTCGGTGGCTTTGGCGGGGGACACGGCAGCGGTTTTGGAGGTAGCAGCTCCGGAGGATACGGCGGAAGCAGCGGAGGCGGAAGAGTATCCGCAGGAGTCTTGGTTGGCAGCGGGTCCCTTCcgagcggcggcggaggcggataCGGAGGCGCAAGCGGAGGCGGACATGGAGGCAGCTTCGGCGGTGGAAATGGAGGCGGTTTCGGAGGTGGCTTTGGGGGCGTCGGAGGTGGTCACGGAGGCAGCTTTGGCGGTGGAAATGGAGGCGGTTTTGGTGGCGGAAGTGGAAGCAGCGGCTACGGGAAATAA
- the LOC119588414 gene encoding glycine-rich cell wall structural protein-like translates to MRAQRPVVIMAAMMAVMSVAAAGGGGGYGGSGGGGFGGGHGGGGFGGGGVGGGNVGGFGGGHGSGFGGSSSGGYGGSSGGGSVSAGVLVGSGSLPSGGGGGYGGASGGGFGGGSGSGFGGSFGGRHGGGFGGGFGGVGGGHGGSFGGGNGGGFGGGSGSSGYGK, encoded by the exons ATGAGAGCTCAGCGACCAGTG GTGATAATGGCTGCCATGATGGCCGTGATGTCCGTGGCAGCGGCTGGTGGTGGAGGCGGATATGGCggcagtggaggaggtggatttgGCGGAGGACATGGAGGTGGTGGATTCGGAGGTGGTGGAGTTGGTGGAGGAAACGTCGGTGGCTTTGGCGGGGGACACGGCAGCGGTTTTGGAGGTAGCAGCTCCGGAGGATACGGCGGAAGCAGCGGAGGCGGAAGTGTATCCGCAGGAGTCTTGGTTGGCAGCGGGTCCCTTCcgagcggcggcggaggcggataCGGAGGCGCAAGCGGAGGCGGCTTCGGAGGTGGAAGTGGGAGCGGTTTTGGAGGCAGCTTCGGGGGCAGACATGGAGGCGGTTTCGGAGGTGGCTTTGGGGGCGTCGGAGGTGGTCACGGAGGCAGCTTCGGAGGTGGAAATGGAGGCGGTTTTGGTGGCGGAAGCGGAAGCAGCGGCTACGggaaatag
- the LOC119588267 gene encoding glycine-rich cell wall structural protein-like, whose amino-acid sequence MSPTINIRTMIMSDIFLSDFCQPQQPKCVIVSCRRGGGGGGHSISGGVGGHSISGGGGGHSGGGGGSGHSGGGFSGGVGGIGGGAGAVAGGFGGNGGAGFNGGHGFGGNGGAVVSGGGGFGGAHGVGGGVGGGAGGGFGGLTGGAGGYSAGNGGFGGGNGGFGAGGVGGGNGGFGAGNGGFSGGNGGFVAGNGGFGGGNGGFGGGNGGFGGGNGGFGGGNGGFGGGNGGFGGGNGGFGGGNGRIVGSSASIGGIGGGNGGNGRRSYGRK is encoded by the exons ATGTCTCCCACTATAAATATCAGGACAATGATCATGAGCGATATATTCCTCAGTGACTTTTGTCAACCTCAACAGCCAAAATGCGTCATAGTTTCTTG TCgccgaggtggaggaggaggaggccacaGCATAAGTGGAGGTGTAGGAGGCCACAGCataagtggaggtggaggaggccacagcggaggtggaggtggaagtggccACAGCGGAGGTGGATTCAGCGGTGGAGTCGGAGGAATCGGAGGCGGAGCTGGTGCAGTCGCCGGTGGATTCGGGGGAAATGGAGGCGCTGGATTCAACGGCGGACACGGATTTGGTGGAAATGGAGGCGCTGTAGTTAGCGGCGGAGGCGGATTTGGAGGAGCTCATGGTGTAGGAGGAGGTGTCGGAGGTGGAGCTGGAGGAGGATTTGGAGGTTTAACTGGTGGTGCTGGCGGTTACAGCGCAGGTAATGGTGGATTCGGAGGTGGAAATGGCGGTTTTGGGGCAGGCGGTGTTGGAGGCGGAAATGGCGGTTTTGGTGCAGGTAATGGCGGATTTAGCGGTGGAAATGGCGGCTTTGTCGCAGGTAATGGAGGTTTTGGCGGTGGCAACGGCGGATTTGGCGGTGGCAACGGCGGATTTGGCGGTGGCAACGGCGGATTTGGCGGTGGCAACGGCGGATTTGGCGGTGGCAACGGCGGATTTGGCGGTGGCAACGGCGGATTTGGCGGTGGCAACGGCAGAATTGTTGGAAGCAGTGCCAGTATTGGAGGTATTGGCGGAGGTAATGGAGGTAATGGCCGTCGAAGCTATGGAAGGAAGTAA
- the LOC119588269 gene encoding glycine-rich cell wall structural protein 1-like (The sequence of the model RefSeq protein was modified relative to this genomic sequence to represent the inferred CDS: added 18 bases not found in genome assembly), with protein sequence MRRCLMVISVALMATVYEAMADGGYGSRRGGGGGGHSGGGGGRGHSGGGFSGGIGGIGGGAGAVAGGFGGNGGAGFNGGHGFGGNGGAVVSGGGGFGGAHGVGGGVGGGAGGGFGGLTGGAGGYSAGNGGFGGGNGGFGAATGGVGGGNGGFGISTGGFGAGNGGFSGGNGGFVAGSGGFGGGNGGFGGGKGGFVGSSASFGGVGGGNGGNGRRSYGRK encoded by the coding sequence GTGATAAGCGTAGCCTTGATGGCGACGGTGTATGAGGCGATGGCTGATGGAGGATACGGAAGTCgccgaggtggaggtggaggaggccacagcggaggtggaggtggaagaggccACAGCGGAGGTGGATTCAGCGGTGGAATCGGAGGAATCGGAGGCGGAGCTGGTGCAGTCGCCGGTGGATTCGGGGGAAATGGAGGCGCTGGATTCAACGGCGGACACGGATTTGGTGGAAATGGAGGCGCTGTAGTTAGCGGCGGAGGCGGATTTGGAGGAGCTCATGGTGTAGGAGGAGGTGTCGGAGGTGGAGCTGGAGGAGGATTTGGAGGTTTGACTGGTGGTGCTGGCGGTTACAGCGCAGGTAATGGTGGCTTTGGCGGTGGAAATGGCGGCTTTGGCGCAGCTACTGGCGGTGTTGGAGGCGGAAATGGCGGTTTTGGCATCTCGACTGGAGGTTTTGGCGCAGGTAATGGCGGATTCAGCGGTGGAAATGGCGGCTTTGTCGCAGGTAGTGGAGGCTTTGGCGGTGGCAACGGCGGATTTGGAGGTGGCAAAGGTGGTTTTGTTGGAAGCAGTGCCAGCTTTGGAGGTGTTGGCGGGGGTAATGGAGGTAACGGCCGTCGAAGCTATGGAAGGAAGTAA